In Labrus bergylta chromosome 6, fLabBer1.1, whole genome shotgun sequence, the following proteins share a genomic window:
- the LOC110000890 gene encoding disabled homolog 1-like, whose product MMETEPTAGSCPDPSQTVVRTWVSFSTRGPPSEAISRFHGDGVRYKAKLIGTDPVLDAQGEKMCWDSMMKLKGFEAAGRKQGKHKQRVWLKVSSGGLKIVDEKTGAVLYDHDRTRISSLTKDESDPRALAYVYQHQDSYNLFYIKMANLADPVLTDIKEVCQGIHRLIPQGPAEPQAQNNALLLLSDSSTTPAQVPSLEDVLSPRPETLSAQSNQKSPSNELLEVFSVKMQDPLVPPQTSCASQPVPSESPKPALSTTQILSMFPTQPVGGSPYSSPPYSPTTMPWGQQGPLGNQWAGPPMAPWPTMPGSVAAAWAPVAPPAGGQIQVQGSHPSVMGGVNSAVLHTAVNGHPVAINSLYNPSGATGPPLPVSPNLDQNFLL is encoded by the exons ATGATGGAGACAGAGCCGACAGCTGGGAGTTGTCCTGACCCAAGCCAAACTGTTGTCAGGACCTGGGTCTCCTTCAGTACAAGAG GACCACCCAGTGAGGCCATCTCCCGTTTCCATGGTGACGGGGTTCGGTACAAAGCCAAACTGATCGGCACTGACCCCGTACTGGACGCccagggagaaaagatgtgctGGGACTCCATGATGAAACTGAAG GGCTTCGAGGCAGCAGGGAGGAAACAAGGGAAACACAAGCAGAGAGTTTGGTTGAAAGTTTCCTCTGGAGGTCTAAAAATAGTTGACGAAAAGACCGGG GCTGTACTCTATGACCATGACAGAACCAGGATCAGCTCTTTGACCAAAGATGAGTCTGACCCCAGAGCTCTGGCCTACGTCTACCAACACCAAGACTCCTACAACCTCTTTTACATCAAGATGGCCAACCTG GCAGATCCAGTCCTGACTGACATCAAGGAGGTCTGTCAGGGTATACACAGACTGATACCACAGGGACCTGCAGAGCCACAAGCACAA AACAACGCTTTGCTGCTTCTAAGTGACAGTTCCACCACACCAGCTCAG GTTCCATCTTTGGAGGATGTACTCAGTCCACGCCCAGAAACCTTATCAGCACAATCAAAccag AAGTCTCCCAGTAATGAGCTGCTGGAAGTCTTCTCCGTCAAGATGCAGGATCCTCTGGTTCCTCCCCAAACCTCTTGTGCCAGTCAGCCAG TTCCCTCAGAGTCTCCAAAGCCAGCCCTCTCCACCACTCAGATCCTCTCCATGTTCCCCACACAGCCAGTAGGGGGCTCTCCATACTCCTCCCCCCCATACTCTCCCACCACCATGCCCTGGGGTCAGCAGGGGCCTCTTGGAAATCAGTGGGCAGGACCACCTATGGCACCCTGGCCCACAATGCCTGGGAGTGTGGCAGCGGCATGGGCACCAGTAGCACCCCCTGCTGGTGGGCAGATTCAGGTTCAAGGCTCTCATCCAAGTGTCATGGGGGGCGTAAACTCAGCAGTTTTGCACACTGCAGTAAATGGGCACCCTGTTGCTATAAACTCCCTGTACAACCCCTCAGGAGCAACAGGACCACCCCTGCCAGTGTCTCCAAATTTAGACCAAAATTTCCTCCTGTGA
- the LOC110001016 gene encoding prostaglandin E2 receptor EP4 subtype-like, translated as MHYQMHNRPNESPLTSNSLWVHVEMDNQSFTRGQPHALGVGTLIDLPILMFAGGAIGNLIAIIVLSVSKQERKSSAFYALVRGLAVTDLLGTCLASPLTIANYLDRQVLMDRHVCQFHSFLLLFFGLAGLSIICAMAAERYLAICCPYTYQRWGVDRRFAQKLLLFIYISHIFFCCLPMMGMASSELQPSGTWCFIDWRTQKPLATAYSVLYGAVSVLLILGTIVLNLAVCGALLLMRQRTVQRPVTRGSVRQRWMALSSAAETQMIAVLVTTSAVVLGCSAPLVVRVFANCFMTNHEHEADLAAIRIASANPILDPWIYILLRRSLFRRLLSLSRRGSSICNSIRSSSPPTPKRNLVSPELKTGCHVFTQPMFSTNVITHLPATVALTPCNTESLQQT; from the exons ATGCACTACCAAATGCACAACAGACCGAATGAATCACCGCTTACCAGCAACAGCCTCTGGGTGCATGTGGAAATGGATAACCAGAGCTTTACGCGGGGACAGCCGCACGCGTTAGGGGTCGGCACACTAATCGATTTACCCATTTTGATGTTTGCAGGAGGTGCAATTGGAAATTTAATCGCAATAATCGTTCTCTCAGTATcaaaacaggagagaaaatcATCAGCTTTCTACGCGCTAGTGCGTGGTCTCGCGGTGACGGACCTGTTGGGCACGTGCCTCGCCAGCCCGCTCACCATAGCAAACTACCTGGACCGGCAGGTGCTGATGGACCGGCATGTGTGCCAGTTTCACTCCttcttgttgctgtttttcGGGCTTGCAGGTCTAAGCATTATCTGCGCCATGGCAGCAGAGCGCTACCTGGCCATCTGCTGCCCGTATACCTACCAGCGGTGGGGAGTGGACCGACGCTTTGCGCAGAAGTTACTTCTCTTTATCTACATCAGTCACATCTTCTTCTGCTGCCTCCCAATGATGGGCATGGCGAGCAGCGAGCTGCAGCCGTCCGGAACCTGGTGTTTCATAGACTGGAGGACGCAAAAGCCTCTGGCCACCGCGTACTCCGTTCTGTACGGCGCCGTCAGCGTGCTGCTCATCCTTGGCACCATTGTGCTGAACCTGGCCGTGTGCGGAGCGCTGCTGCTGATGCGCCAGAGGACCGTGCAGCGGCCCGTCACCAGGGGCAGCGTCCGACAGAGGTGGATGGCTCTGTCCTCCGCTGCAGAGACTCAGATGATCGCGGTGCTGGTGACAACCTCCGCGGTGGTTCTGGGATGTTCAGCCCCGCTAGTG GTCCGCGTGTTTGCAAACTGCTTCATGACGAATCATGAGCACGAGGCTGACCTGGCTGCCATCAGGATAGCCTCTGCTAACCCCATCCTGGACCCCTGGATCTACATCCTCCTCAGGAGGTCTCTGTTTCGGCGGTTACTCAGTTTATCCAGACGAGGCAGCAGCATATGCAACAGCATACGCAGCAGCTCACCCCCTACTCCAAAAAGAAATCTTGTGTCTCCTGAGCTCAAGACAGGCTGCCATGTGTTCACACAGCCCATGTTCAGCACAAACGTTATCACTCATCTGCCTGCCACCGTGGCGTTAACTCCATGCAACACAGAGAGCCTCCAGCAGACctaa